The DNA window TCACCAAAGACAGGTAAACTTATACTACTATTAGTGAAATGTTTATGTGATTGAAATGTAATGAAGGTGGTTTGTATAGGCTGTGTGAGGCTAATGTGAAGTTATCAGTCCCCATTATACTTCATCATACTTGTGTAATTTGTATGAATAGTTGATTTTGCATTTAGATATCTAATGATCAGTAGGAATATGTTTACAGTCAGACATCAATGTGTTTACAGTTGGATATTGGATGATCATTAGGAGTTTGTGTTTACAGTCAGACTTCTAATGATCAGTAGGAATTTTCCTTTACAGTCTGGTATCTAATGATCAGTAGGAATTTGCCTTTACAGTCAGGTATCTAATGATCAGTAGGAATGGGTTTACAGTCAGACTTCTAATGATCAGTAGGAATTGACCTTTACAGTCAAGTATCTAATGATCAGTAGGAATGGGTTTACAGTCAGACTTTCAGATATTTGATAATTAGTCTGAATGGTTGTGTTCACTCTCAGATATCTTATGATCAGTCTGAATGGTTGTGTTATTGTCAAAAATCTGATACACATTTTATTAGCAGTATGAATGGTTAAATATCTGCTTCTAGTGTGATCAATTTTAAATGGGAGTGTTTACATTCAAGTTTCTGATAACCTGTATGCTtattttgaatgtgtttacAGTCAGATATCTGATACCGGGAATCTCCAGGACACCTCAGGGCTTGCGACAGAAAACTTAGAATCTCTAGCAGCAGCGGCATTTGAGAGACGGATAGCCAATCTTGAGAGAGAAAACAAAGAACTGCAGCGAAAACTTGGAGGTTTGTTTCGTAGATATCGGTTTTTTATTGGTCAGTTTATATACATACCATGTAGAATTATTGTATATGACATGAAGGAAAGGTCAAAAGCTGTAGATATCATGTTCAACTGATCAGATACTTTAGATATCATATAAGTCAGGTCAACTTTGGTAGATATCATGTAAAAAAGATCAACTTTAGTAATTATCATGTAGGAATGGTCAGCTAATGCAGATATCATCTAGGAACTGTCAGTTTATATGTGGTAGGACAGTTCAATTTATGTAGATATTATGTACAACAGGCcaataactttaaaaattgttcagacAAGTGTTTCATTTTCTGTTGCAAGAAAAGTTAACCAATGCCCTTAATTTTACAGAGGCTAATAACACAATTCAGAGGAGTTCGGGGGAGATAAATGCTGCAGCTGGGGCATCATCTGCCTCAGCGGAGTCGGAGGTCCGTCAGCTCAAAGAGGAAATTGCCGTCTTACACCGCGTGGTGGCCGGTAGGTGGCTCATcgcaatttaaaacaattaaaaaacagAGTTAATGCTAAATTATAagtaattttatacaaaatgagTGTTAGCAGCAGTAAAGGTGTGGAAggttcttatacatgtacttatatgaaTCTGTGTATTTACCACAATGAATCAATACAATTTGAGGTTAAATCTGTGCATGTAACTTAATGAATCAATACAGTTTGAGGTTAAATCTGTGCATGTACCTTAATGATTCAATACAGTTTGAGGTTAAATCTGTGCATGTACCTTAATGATTCAATACAGTTTGAGGTTAAATCTGTGCATGTACCTTAATGATTCAATACAGTTTGAGGTTAAATCTGTGCATGTGCCTTAATGATTCAATACAGTTTGAGGTTAAATCTGTGCATTAAGCCAAAAAGATCTCTTTAATTTACAGCGTTTATGATTtcttattgatttatttcttcCAGAATCTCAAACAGAAATAAGTGAGGTTGAACAGGATTTGAAAAGAGCTCAAGATCAAAAGATAGAAGTGGAGCGTAAATTACGATTAATTGATGAGGAAAAGCAGGCTCTTGAAAAGGTCAGTTTACATAATTAGTGCACATttgctgttttattttcttattaaaaattacaaacaaGAAACAGAAGTTATTTTGATTGAGTTGGTTTATtagtacatatatattaattgCACTGGTATACTTACTTCTACTTTATGTGGACTATAGGACCTGCAGGAGTTCAGAGACAAGTACAAACTCCAGGCAAGAGAGCTTAAAGATGCTGTGGCCAAGCAGAAGATTGCTATCGAACAATTTACTGACACAAACGAGTCGTACGTACATATATTACTTACCTGTACTTTTTCCTTCAATAATCCAGCTTCCAATTAATCTTTCGATACTGTAAACCACTTTTCATTTGCGCACGAGAAATTTATGCGAGGTTTGCAAGAGACTtgtcgtcgcgaatatttctcccCACGAACCAATCCTTTGTCtaatgtttttataacaatacaggtctggataaggcttggttgCGAACATTAGTCATCATGAACAAGTTTATCGGCAGTTCATCGCATATAAAGTCGACGccaataaaaattggtttacagtatataagTTTTTGGTTTGTGAAAATGTCAAATATGGAGATATAGATATTTGTTGGTTACCATTGTAGATTGTTAAAAACACAATCCAAAGTCAAAGAATTGACTCGGGAATCAAGGAACAGAGAAGAGGAAATGGATGAATATAGACGGAAGTTAGATAGTGTCAAAAATGAACGGAGAAGGGCAGAGAAAAACGTCCAGGAGGTAATGATGAAATTAAGACTTAGTTCTCTAATTATAATGCTACCATTGATAAACAGGAGAAATATGCTGATTTTCATGTCTGGGTTAACTAGTATGAGTGTTACTTGATGTCGCTTCATTGAGTACTTGTTTCTATCACTCCAAGCTTCACGGACAAGTGGACGAGTATCGGGCGGATTCTAACAAAGAGAGGAAGCTCCGAGAGCGAGCCGAGCAGTACTCGAGGGAACTCGAACAGGAAATTGAGGCTGCCAAACGGAAAAATCTCAACAGGGGTCCCACTGCAAGCCACTTAGAAATGTCTCAGGAAATCTCAAGGTTTGGTCAAAATTTGAACGCACTAAGATGTAGAAATgtcttgaaaaattttaaaatacatacagATGGTATTCAACAATCACAGACAATTGCTCTGGGAAATCTCAAGGTACatgtgcatacatgtacaattctaTTTGTCATACTTAAAAATTGTAGTATCTCAGACTTGCAGGTATTCTATTCAATCTTTTCTAAAAGCGGTTTTCAATATAagtacaaaatttatttttaattcaggttAAAGACAGAATTAGACAGAAAAAGTGTTGAAGCTGAGGAATCTCTGGCGAGACTGACTGCCAAACTACAGGCGGAGATGAAGGACCTGAAGTTCCATCTGTCAGAGGCTGAGAATAGGAACAAGGACCTGAAGCATGAGAGTAGTATGCTGAAGGAGAAACTAAATAACCAATTGTCTATAGAGGACCTCAGTAACCAAATACAGAGGTTGAAGCTGCAGTCTGAGCATTCAGAACGGGAGAAGTTGCAGGTTAATGACGAAAACGAGAGGTTAAAGGAAGAAATCTCCTTCGTAAGTATCACTTGTGGAGGGAGCTGGGGCGGGTCTAGTTATTGTAGTCAGAATTATCTATATATCACCAAAGGATTGGTTTAAAAAGAGTTTAAAGGGAATGAAATTATGACTATTACCTTCTCCAATTAATTCATTGAATAGAAAATGCATGCTCAAATAGTGTTTTGTATTTTGTCAATATTTGTTGGCTGTTGGGCTCACTGATCTTCTACATTGGAGTCTGTTAGTGGAACAATCATAAGTATATATGTGGTTCTTTTAAACAGCAACAATCTGCCATGAATGACCTGGTGAAAGAGAAGAATCAGCTCGAACAGGAGATGAGGGAGATTTATGACAAACGGGAGTCTGTGGCTCAATGGGAGGCCCAAATCTCAGAGATCATTAAGTGGTGAGTTATCTCATGTCTGTGTCAGAGGTCATCAAGTAGTGAGTTATCTCATGTCTATCTCAAAGATCATCAAGTGGTGAGTTATCTCATGTCTGTGTCAGAGGTCATCAAGTGGTGAGTTATCTCATGTCTGTGTCAGAGGTCATCAAGTGGTGAGTTAACTCATGTCTGTGTCAGAGGTCATCAAGTGGTGAGTTATCTCATGTCTGTGTCAGAGGTCATCAAGTACTGCGTTATCTCATGTCTATCTCAGAGATCGAGTGGCAAGTTATCTGAGATAGATCTCAGAGATCATTAAGTGGTGGGCTTTCTCTCTCATATTTGAGATATGTATATCTATGATGAGTTATCTCGAAAGATTCTTAAATTTTGAGTTATATTGGAGATCATGAAGTTTtgagttacatgtatctcaCAACTGAATCATTTAAgatttatcatatatgattTAAGTTAAAAGTGTAAATGTATGTGAGTGTAGTCATTTGTTTGTGATCTAGTGATATATCATTTAACTGTGATTATCATTGACAGGGTGAGTGACGAGAAAGACGCCCGCGGTTACCTCCAGGCCCTGGCCAGTAAGATGACGGAGGAACTGGAGAACCTCAAAGTGATGGGCGTGTCAGACGATGGGGTTAGTATGCATCTCATAGCTCTACATAGCAGCAGTTATATTTTATCATCGTGAAATCCTCACATGTTGTCAGTGTATGCTGATCATGCTTTCTCTGTTATAACAGGGTCGACAGAGATGGAGGAACAGGAGATCTCAGAGACTGGACAAGATGGAGCTGCTGACTCTACAGTCCAACTTAAACAGTGAAATCCAGGCCAAGACCCAGATCAGTGAGGAGCTGACACGCTTCAAATCCCAGAGCGTCAGTCTAGAAAAGTAAGTCAATCCCAGAGTGTCAGTCTAGAAAAGTAAGTCAATCCCAGAACTTCAGTCTAGAAAAGTAAGTCAATCCCAGAGTGTCAGTCTAGACAAGTAAGTCAATCCCAGAACTTCAGTCTAGAAAAGTAAGTCAATCCCAGAGTGTCAGTCTAGAAAAGTAAGTCAATCCCAGAACTTCAGTCTAGAAAAGTAAGTCAATCCCAGAGTGTCAGTCTAGACAAGTCAATCCCAGAGTGTCAGTGTAGACAAGTAAGTCAATCCCAGAGTGTCAGTCTAGAAAAGTAAGTCAATCCCAGAGTGTCAGTCTAGAAAAGTAAGTCAATCCCAGAGTGTCAGTCTAGACAAGTCAATCCCAGAGTGTCAGTGTAGACAAGTAAGTCAATCCCAGAGTGTCAGTCTAGAAAAGTAAGTCAATCCCAGAGTGTCAGTCTAGAAAAGTAAGTCAATCCCAGAGTGTCAGTCTAGACAAGTCAATCCCAGAGTGTCAGTCTAGAAAAGTAAGTCAATCCCAGAGTGTCAGTCTAGAAAAGTAAGTCAATCCCAGAGTGTCAGTCTAGACAGGTCAATCCCAGATTGTCAATCTAGAAAAGTAAGTCAATCCCAGAGTGTCAGTCTAGAAAAGTAAGTCAATCCCAGAACTTCAGTCTAGAAAAGTAAGTCAATCCCAGAGTGTCAGTCTAGAAAAGTTAGTCAATCCCAGAACTTCAGTCTATAAAAGTTAGTCAATCCCAGAGCGTCAGTCTAGAAAAGTAAGTCAATCCCAGAACTTCAGTCTAGAAAAGTAAGTCCATCCCAGAGCGTCAGTCTAGAAAAGTTAGTCAATCCCAGAGTGTCAGTCTAGAAAAGTAAGTCAATCCCAGAGTGTCAGTCTAGAAAAGTAAGTCAATCCCAGAACTTCAGTCTAGAAAAGTAAGTCCATCCCAGAGCGTCAGTCTAGAAAAGTTAGTCAATCCCAGAGTGTCAGTCTAGAAGAGTAAGTCAATCCCAGAGCGTCAGTCTAGAAAAGTAAGTCAATCCCAGAGTGTCAGTCTAGACAAGTCAATCCCAATGTTTCCGTCTAGAAAAGTAAGTCAGTGAGATGGATCAGTTCAAAGAGTGTTTTTCTAGAAAATTTTGTCACCTTGTATTACACTAACCAAAGTCAGTAACAAGCTCAAAGACATCAAAATCCTTAGTGTCAGTCAAATAACAACACAGTCTTTAATGAGTCTCATCCTAGAGTGTCATGCAAAGATCAGAAAATTTCTTGTCTTATTTTTCCCAAAacttaatttgataattgtttGATTGATCTATTACAACTATGTACTGTTTTGTTTACCAGTAAATGTGAGGAGCAGAGTGAGCTGATCAGGAAACTCAAGAAAGAGTTGGAGGATCTCAAGTCACAGAACGAGCGTCTTCAGAGTCAGAAGGATACCGACTGTAAGTTCTATATACATCATAAACTGTCAACTTGTACATAATACACAGTTATATACATCATATACCGGTACTGTCAACTTGCACATGACATCCATCATATACTGTCAACTCGTACATGATACACAGAGAGTTGTCTTCAGAATTGATTTTTAAGGCGACTTTCTTTTAATTCTTAGAATTTAGCCTCTCCTTGTGTAATATAAATCACAACATGATTTTTATGTTACAGTGGATAAGTCACATCATGACTCAAGTCTGATGAATTTCTTCAAGGGTCAGAATTTTTTCAAAGGAGGCCAGTTTTCTTACCTAAATGATGTAAGTACCtgaaaaaaatcaacccccaacATATGCTTTATACCTATTGTTGTaagtttcattgtttatatatataaaattcattattctacTTATAAGTTCCAAAAATAAGATccaatatttcataaaacataCAGAATATCAATGTAAACTTTAATGTCAGGCCAATTAATGCAACATATTGTAACATTGGGATGTTATGttatataatattgataaaattgtttagccaatcaaataAGGCATTACAACCAGAATGAAATTAATTGCCTGTATGTATCTCTACAGTCGGACCATGAGAGTATGCATGATGAGGACAGCATCAGTGAGGATGCCCTCTCGCGTGGGGGGACAGACTCGCGCACCAGCTCCCAGCGGGACTTGAGCCGTGAAGAGAGCCACCACCCATCCTCTAGCCCAGCCAGTACCATCCACACCAGTCACCCCGCCCCAGAACAGGTGTACGACCAGCCCTGGGGCGCCGCCAAGTTCGGCCCGATTAACATCAGTCCCTCTCAGAGTCTGCCAGCACACACCAAAACTCATCAGTTTATCATGAAAACATTCTCATTGCCATACAAGTGTAACCATTGTACATCTCTGATGGTGGGCATTCAGCGACAGGGAGCCACTTGTAGTGGTGAGATATCTTTGTAACACCATCAATAACGTGAGGCCAAGGTTGATTGATTGCTTTGCTTTCTGTCCAATTGTTGGTCGTTTTTAGAGAAAATCCAGTTGAAACAACAAATATGTATGTGTTAATTTCTCAGAGTGATTTCCTTACGATCtaaaacaacttttttaaaactttctttttcTGTATATAACAGCGTAATGTAATTGAGGGTTTTAGATTTGACTATGAGCGCCTTCATTGTAATCTTTCTGTATATTACAtggtaatgtacatgtacttgagggTTTTAGATTTGACTATGAGTGCCTTCATTGTAATGTTTCTGTACACAGACTGTGGGTATTCCTGTCACATCCACTGCATGGAGAAGGCCCCCATGGTGTGTCCTGTCCCTCCGGATCAAAGTAAGACTTCATCTAACATTGTATCGCATCAGTTTAAACCAGGTCACAGAATGATCAAACACATTCTGACGTGAATGAATGTGACGAGTGCTGACTCTTGTTTGTAACCTTTCAGCAAAGCGCCCTATGGGGATAGACGTCTATAAAGGCATAGGCACAGCTTACGAGGGCTATGTCAAGGTAACCTCTCattgcttttgtttaaaatcttATGTTTAAATGAATTACATGAATGAGAACCTGTGTTATACTATGCCTTCGTTTATGCTTTGTGTTTCCCTGTTATAGGTTCCTCGGATGGGAGGCATCAAGAAGGGTTGGACGCGGCAGTTTGTTGTAGTCtgtgattttaaattatttttgtatgaTATTAGTCCTGATCGCAACCAACCCAGTCATATAGTGCAACAAGTGCTAGACATGCGGTAAGAGCCAGTTTATATGCAATGATActgtttatttacataattgTACAATCATCttgttgccccttgagggcccCTAATTggtcaataaattgaattgagtTTTGCACACTTTTCCTAGTACTTACATAAACTAAATAACACATTTACCTATGTTGTCTGTTACAGACTCTGGGCTCATATTAAGTAATGTAATGCTTCACTGTGTATATTATGACAGAGATGAAGAATTCACCGTTAGCCCAGTGCTGCCCTCTGATGTGATTCACGCCAACAAGAAGGATATACCATGTATATTTAGAGTAAGTGATGTATATTCAGGGTACCTGATGTATATATAGGGCACCTGATGTATATTTAGGGTACGTGCTGTATATTAAGGGTACGTGATGTATATTTAGGGTACGTTATGTATATTTTGGGTACatgattatataaatagtgcctgattgggagggtaacagttgaaattgacaccccgagaaaaccattgtcaaccgacgcgaagcggaggttgacaatggttttcgaggggtgtcaatttcaactgttatcctcccaaacaggcactatttattttgttatactgaatgtcttttttaaaatttttaagaaaattttactgcttttatataggaataacgtgaattctacagcgaaccgtacgcgcataattttcgcgcatgtaacattttttaatgttacccgttgccaagtgcgttgctaacgctgagggtaatagtaaatattattaactgcgtcttaaccaatcagatttcagtatttaacatgaaagtataacaaatatatttaggGTACCTGATGTATATTAAGGGTACGTCTTGTATATTTAGAGTAAGTGATGGTTTGCTTTGAATGAAGCTGTAGTGTGACATTGTCATTGTTGTTTGTCCTCTGCTAgttctttttgtttaaatatctgTATGTACCAGCATAAAggaaaataattattgcaagaaaattaaatattacagTTTGTTAGTCTAGAGAGCAAACAGTTTTGAATGGATGCCTCATCAGATTCCAGTAGTGTACGTGTATTGTAGGTATCTATCTTGTTGTAGGTCACCACCAGTGAGCTGAACCCCCCAGGAACCAAACACCAGGTCCTGATGCTGGCTGAGAGCGAACAGGAACGCCACCGCTGGGTGGGGGCTCTCAACGAACTCCATAAACTCCTACGCAAAAACAAGCTTCCCAATAAAGCTGTAAGTCCCTCCTTGCCAAATTGAATTCTGTACATAAACAATGTTATGATTTGACATGTatcttataaaataaaaaatagaagtCTTATCATCAAGACTCGCCCGATTTGATATTTATCTTATAAATTAGAAAGAAGAAATCCTTATGTATCAGAATTTAGAATATATTTGACAAATACTGTAAAATCATTGTAAGTCAATGACTTTTTGTAGGCCTATCTTGCACAAGAAGTTTGTGACAATTCTTTATCTCTAGTCAAAGGAACTCTTTCCGCTCAAGTGCTTGGTATGTATACAATCATCTCTATTTTAGTTTACTTAGTAcgataaaatgtaaattaaaaaacaaatgattaaGAAATTTGtcagtaattttgtttttttctgtttgtttgtaaaatttcattatcTTTACAAGCTTTTAATCAAAAGTTTTGGTTGAAACTGATCACTTGTGTAGATTAAAACGGTTTCATATAGGTATATCAATATAAAGGGAACAATCGTTACACCCCCAAATGTAAGTTTTTAATTACAATGTGTGTATGTCTCTGACAGATTCACAACGTGTGGTCCTAGGAACAGAGGATGGTCTATATGTTGCTCAGTTAGCAAAGGATAGTAAGTAACCTATCTAGTTATCATTCAATTACTCTAATGTTGCTTCATCTTCATGGACAGTCAGTTATCAGTACATACTTAATATTAGCTTAAAAGATTAAAGGATGATAAAGTTAAAAGTGTTagtaaattgtaaattatattcGTTAAGTCAAAATGGTCTATCAAACATAAAATAAGTTGCTGTGTTTTGCTTGTAGTTTTGTTAAGGATTGGAGACAAGAGTGAGAAGAAGCCTGTCTTTCAAGTTGAACTGGTTCCCAGTGAACAGCTGGTGGTCTTCATCAGTGGTCAGTGCTTTAAGTGACGTTATTGGTGTCAGAGCTTGACATATTCTTTATATGTGTGAAAGGCTCTGTTAGATCAGAATCTTTTGATATAGAATCACCATGTTAACATTTCCTTAAGCATGAAGTCAGGTGTTGTTGACATGTACAGGTAAATTTCTTTGATTACCTGACGTCAGGTGTTGTTGATTTACAGGTAAACAGAAGCACATCAAGCTGCTGCACCAGTCTGGCCTGGATGGTCATGATACGGACCCGGTTAAGATCCCGGAGACCCGTGGCTGTCAGCTGTTTTGTGTGGGGACTACCACTAACGGCCTGCAGGGCACCCCCGTCACCTGTCTGTGTGTAGCCATCAAACGGACGATACAGGTGTACGAACTGAACAAAACGCGCCAAAAATTCCGTAAAATCAAGGACATTCAGGTTCCAGGGCAAGTGCAGTGTCTGGAGATGATGAGCCAGGGGTTGTGTGTGGGTTGTCCCTCCTATATGGCTATTTATAGTGTTCTTGGGGATTCCCCTCCCACAGGTGAATGGTGTACATTCATTGGATATTTGtcttgtatttaaaacatgatataggGTTTTAGATTTAGGGTTGGAGAATTTCAACAATACGATATATGGCATAGATTTGACTGtcctttgtttaaatttttagcCCTCCTGGATGGGGAAGATAATTCTCTGCGGTACCTGTGTCAAACACAAGTCGACTCCCTGCTGGCAGTGGAGTTACCAAAGAATGAATTCCTCTTGATCTTCAGTGGTAAGGAATCGTGCAGGGATTGTAGTGAAGGCCCTGTGATACAATTGATCAAGTTTGAATATGTTGGAACATGTGGGCTGTAACATATGTTTTCAGTTTGATTTATTGATCTTGTCTCTTTCAGTGTGCGGTGTGTATGTAGATTCAAGTGGAAGAAGAAGTCGTCCCAATGAACTCATGTGGCCAGCTCTCCCCCAGGCTGTCGGTATGCGTCTTTGCAGTCTGTAACGCCACAAATCTCACAAACACTATCAGTGCATTACTAGCTGACTTGTTCTCAGTGGCCAGCTGTTAATCTGtatgattgttttattttcctcAGCCTACAAGGAACCCTACCTCACCTGTTATGCAGAGAATACTGTGTACATGTTTGATGTCCAACAGGCAGAATGGGTACAGACCCTGTGTCTGAAGAAGGTGAGGACTGGTGCTAGGCTTGGTGGGGTGGGTAACTAAGTCTGGTGGAGTGGGTAACTAGGTCTGGTGGGGTGGGTTACTAGGTCTGGTGGGGAGGGTAACTAGGTCTGGTGGGGTGGGTTACTAGGTCTGGTGTGGTGGGTAACTAGGTCTGGTGTGGTGGGTAACTTAGGTCTTATTGGGTACGTAGGTCTGGTGGGATGGGTAGTCCGATGGGGTAGAAAACTAGGTCTGGTGGGGTGGCTAGTCTGATGGGGTAGAAAACTAGGTCTGGTGGTGTAGGTAGCTAGGTCTGGTGGGGTTGATTTGCTTGTTGGATATACAGTCAAAACTGCCGTAGCGGTCACCCCTATTAAGCAGTCACCTTTCGTATGCGGTCATTTTATTTCCTCCCGATGAAAAATCCTATATAATTGCCCTCTAAAGAGCGGTCACCAGTCTAACACGGTCAGCGGTCATCGTATTTTGATCCGAAACTGTACAGTCAACATGCATTAGTCGGCCATTTTGGCCGGTCACATGATTAACACCCGTGGATTTTTAAACATGGCTTCCGAATGTCGggtaataaatgtaaacaataattatacgCTTGAGGCGAGAGAAACCAAATTAATCgatgtatttataatacataCCGGTAATTGGCAAATCAGATACGAATGGTAATCAattgaattgtttaaacaagtattaacaatatgtttgttttataaacatgaatgaAATACAGGTGTCAAAAATGTCCGCGGCGAGGCAAAAGAAAATTGCTTGattaaataatatgattttgaGTTCAGATACGGTCGGTTAAAAACGTAATTGTTGATTTGTATTAAAAGTGTTTTCTTTTCTATATATACAGTACTCATGAAAATAGTGTAATTGatataattgtgaaaatatcgGCGACAAGGTTTTACCACGTAATGacttttttgaataatttaaagaaatataaaaattgcatgcacaatgcattgtaatgtatttctacttatttgtaaatatattagaTACTATAAAAACATCAAATCAATCACTGTATCTATCAGTTTGATACATTATgctaaatatcaagtatataattaaaataaaattgaataattgttCTACAAAGGAATTTGATGTTGGCAAATTCACAAGTCTCTATTCAAAGGTCACCTCTGTTAAGAGGTCACTTTGGGTGCCTCCCGCAGGTGACTGCTTAAtacaagtttgactgtatacATCTTCAATGATCATTTGTTTTGTGTCATTTTCAGACAAAGCCCCTGTCTCGGGATGGCTCATTAAATCTCTACACAAACTTGGACATGCAGCAGATAGTGTATTTCAAAGACTTACAtgcaggtcagtaacaccctgtGGTTCCCAGTGTATAAGATGTCACGTAACAGAGAGATAAAAATATCACTATGTGGAGTTTTCATCCGTGTATTGTGTTTCTTGTAGAAGAAGACGCCCTGGCTGTAGCTGAAATATTCAAAGGGAAAAGTGTCAATCGCAACAAGCGcagattttcttttaaaacaagagACGACCATGATAGGGGATCGCGAGGGTAAGACTTTTCAAATCAGCTCCACAACTTTGTTACCTTAATTTTGAGATGTTCTGTTGATAGGGCATTAAATGTGTTGAACATTACAGAACTGCAGAAATCATCCATTTCAGTATGTTTGCATATTTgcatatatttataaagaacATACGATTATATATTGTGTGTATTTGTCTCATCACTGCAAGCTCAACAGAACCCCATCAGGCTGAATGCACAGTGTGGGATTAAATAAGAATGTCATCATTGTAAGCCACTGTGTGGTACCCACAATAGACAGCCCACATTGGTGTGATGAGGGGTCCATACATTATCATATTGTCCCTGTGTAGAGGGGGCAGACTTAGCCCCCCTGTCTCTGCATTAGATAGCATGTCTCTCACCCACTCAGCTGTAACATCCTCGTGGCATCATCACTTATTAATCAACTCTTGACCTCTGTGTCATTTTGACCAATATCACATTAACTGCATAATTACTAAGTAATAAGATGTCATTTGAACTGTTTGCATCTTGATTTAGCATTTCTTACTTTTAAAACCTAAAGCATTATGTGATGTCTCTATAAGCAGCATTGTGACCCATCTGTAAGCCTCTTTGTgactgatacatgtacttaacacTATGAAGGGTAAGAGATTGTATGCACCTTGACCTTACTATATGACCATGTGTAACACTGAGGGTCTGTGTTTCCAGCCCTGAACGGAGATCACGGGAAATCTCAGCTCCGATGTCCTTCAGCCATGTGGCTCACATGGGGCCGGATCAGGTGTTTGCTGGCACCACCCACAGCATCCCCACCACCCAGTAAGAAACGTTCCCCTACCCCCACTGCTTGTATTAACACTGCATGCCACCCCCTGCTAGGACCAGGGACGGCCCCCACCCTGCAGTATCTGGGGAAAGGGCCTCCCTCCACCAGCTTTAGCTT is part of the Crassostrea angulata isolate pt1a10 chromosome 3, ASM2561291v2, whole genome shotgun sequence genome and encodes:
- the LOC128175683 gene encoding serine/threonine-protein kinase MRCK alpha-like isoform X2 encodes the protein MMSAEERLRKLSDLYVGGVQNSNGQALSVETLLDVLIVLYDECCNSTLRREKNISEFVDFARQIVSKIKHYRLHRDDFEVIRIIGKGAFGEVAVVKLKSTDRVYAMKILNKWEMLKRAETACFKEERDVLVYGDRRWITNLHYAFQDENYLYLVMDYYCGGDLLTLLSKYEDRLPEDMARFYIAEMVLAIHSLHTMNYVHRDIKPDNVLLDLTGHIVLADFGSCLRLLDDGTVQSSVAVGTPDYISPEILRAMEDGHGRYGPECDWWSLGVCMYEMLYGFTPFYAESLVETYGKIMNHQSKFEFPTDEDIEDISEEAKDLLQRLICAADRRFGKNGLEDFINHPWFKGIKWDEIRDMNAPFVPEVSSPTDTSNFDVDESDFRHTDTIPPTSNAAFKGHHLPFIGFTFTKDSQISDTGNLQDTSGLATENLESLAAAAFERRIANLERENKELQRKLGEANNTIQRSSGEINAAAGASSASAESEVRQLKEEIAVLHRVVAESQTEISEVEQDLKRAQDQKIEVERKLRLIDEEKQALEKDLQEFRDKYKLQARELKDAVAKQKIAIEQFTDTNESLLKTQSKVKELTRESRNREEEMDEYRRKLDSVKNERRRAEKNVQELHGQVDEYRADSNKERKLRERAEQYSRELEQEIEAAKRKNLNRGPTASHLEMSQEISRLKTELDRKSVEAEESLARLTAKLQAEMKDLKFHLSEAENRNKDLKHESSMLKEKLNNQLSIEDLSNQIQRLKLQSEHSEREKLQVNDENERLKEEISFQQSAMNDLVKEKNQLEQEMREIYDKRESVAQWEAQISEIIKWVSDEKDARGYLQALASKMTEELENLKVMGVSDDGGRQRWRNRRSQRLDKMELLTLQSNLNSEIQAKTQISEELTRFKSQSVSLENKCEEQSELIRKLKKELEDLKSQNERLQSQKDTDLDKSHHDSSLMNFFKGQNFFKGGQFSYLNDSDHESMHDEDSISEDALSRGGTDSRTSSQRDLSREESHHPSSSPASTIHTSHPAPEQVYDQPWGAAKFGPINISPSQSLPAHTKTHQFIMKTFSLPYKCNHCTSLMVGIQRQGATCSDCGYSCHIHCMEKAPMVCPVPPDQTKRPMGIDVYKGIGTAYEGYVKVPRMGGIKKGWTRQFVVVCDFKLFLYDISPDRNQPSHIVQQVLDMRDEEFTVSPVLPSDVIHANKKDIPCIFRVTTSELNPPGTKHQVLMLAESEQERHRWVGALNELHKLLRKNKLPNKAAYLAQEVCDNSLSLVKGTLSAQVLDSQRVVLGTEDGLYVAQLAKDILLRIGDKSEKKPVFQVELVPSEQLVVFISGKQKHIKLLHQSGLDGHDTDPVKIPETRGCQLFCVGTTTNGLQGTPVTCLCVAIKRTIQVYELNKTRQKFRKIKDIQVPGQVQCLEMMSQGLCVGCPSYMAIYSVLGDSPPTALLDGEDNSLRYLCQTQVDSLLAVELPKNEFLLIFSVCGVYVDSSGRRSRPNELMWPALPQAVAYKEPYLTCYAENTVYMFDVQQAEWVQTLCLKKTKPLSRDGSLNLYTNLDMQQIVYFKDLHAEEDALAVAEIFKGKSVNRNKRRFSFKTRDDHDRGSRGPERRSREISAPMSFSHVAHMGPDQVFAGTTHSIPTTQSDRRSKIISGPINFSHVAHMGPDQGMQALIDLPRAAQSGNGVPTSPGVDASQKNKLFSMKPLQEVHMRGTRPLLPHPNGSAHRESSSKVGAMNNRQPSSSYPESPDTPNDSSSLGDLSTAIFEYIDDRRDIFEDISFDRPGNRLSVASTASSTYSSSPASARESLSGEHHQQDDPEVQTSHL